In Halogranum gelatinilyticum, the DNA window AAGCCGTTGAGAGTGGCTCAACGCTTGGTATCCCGCTCTGTCAGCGTCAATCATCGCCAGCCTGCGTGATGAACTGCGAGCGGTCGTCGTGTCGGCTGTGGCGAACGGCCGTCTCGAGGAATTTACGCGACGAGACGCCCTAGCGTCCCACGCTACGGAACACGAACGTCAGCCGCGTCGTCGTCTCGTCGGTCGTGACCCGCACGTCAAGCGCGACCGCCAACGGCTGCGTCTCACCGGCGCGTTCCTGGACGACGACGCCACCCACCGACTCACACGCGCCGAACTCGCGGTTCGGGCCGGTCGGGCAGTTCGCCGCGGCCCACGTCGTCGCCGCCGAGACGTTCCGGTCGACGCGGTAGACGACACCCGACTCCACCCGCGACTCCTCGACCTGCGCGACGAACGGTGCGAGCGTGTCGTTTATCTCGTCGGCGGCCTGGTCTCGCTCCGACCAGTCGTACTCGCCGGTGGCGGCGACGGAGGCGTTGTGGACCGCCCGTTCGAGGACGCGTTCGGCGTCCTCGGCCGGATGGCGGTGTTCGCCGGTCGCCTCGACGTCGGCGTGGTAGCCCAACTGGAGATACGCGGCCACCATCGGCACGAGCGCGATTGCGACGACGGCGGCCGCGACGAGCACCAGCTGGCCTCGGCTCTGCGAACTCATGCGTACCACACCCAGATCGTCACTTCGCCGGAGAGCGTCGTCACGGTCGACTCACCCACCGGGACGCCGGTCGGCCGCGCGTAGCCGACGCTACCGTGGGGTGTCCGGACGCGGTACATCAGGTTCGCCGGGAGGATCCGGTCGACGCGGCGGTCCAGGGCGTCCTGTTCGCGGTCGAAGCTCGCCTCCGAGCGCGTCACCTCCGAGAGCCGCGTCGCCCCGGCGTGTCGTGGCGGTTCCCCCGAGAGCACCGTCGTCGCGTCGGTCGCGTAGGCGTCGAGCTGTGTCTCGGCGGTCTCTGGCTGTGGCAATCCCAGCCCAAAGCCCGCGGCGACTGCGAGGACGAAGACCACGCCGACGCCAGCCTCGATGGCCGACAGTGAGAGCTGACCCCTGTTGGCCGACGGCTCCCCGCGGTCGGCCCGCTCGTCGCAACTGTCACGCATCGACGGTCACCTCCAACACCGCCTTCGTCGTCTCGGTCGGATAGAACGTGACCGTCGCCGTTCCCTGCGGGTTCGGCGTCGTCGTGAACGCCAGCCGGGTGGTCTCGAAGCGAGAGACTTCGACGGTCGACTCGCCGTCACCCGCCTGACCGACTCCCTCGTCGTCGTGGAGGACGACGCGGTCGTTCGCGCGGACCGTCTCGACTGTCGTTCCGTTCGCACTGTCGACGTCGACGGTGACTTCCGACGTCCGTCGCGGGAGGGTCAGCGTCGTCGACTCGGCGAGATCGAGGCTCCGCGTCGTCGCCTCCCGTTCGGCGACGAGGACGACCCGGCGGACGGTCACACCGGCCGCTGGCTCGCCGCGTTCGACCAGGGTTCGGTCACCCAGTCGGACCCGGACCGAGCCGTTTCGCGCCGCTGGCGCGAGTTCGTCGAGCCGACCCGCGTCGAGACGCTCGACTGCGGTCGCGTTCAGGACGTTCGCACGCTCGGTCGCGGCACTGTCGGCGGCGACGAGTCTGTCGGCGACCGCGCTCGCGGCCCGCCTGTCGATCGGGTCGCGGTCCGCGCCGATCAGTGCCCCGTCGGCGAGCGCGACGCTCACGGCCGTCACGGTCGTGAGGAGGACGAGCGCGACGGCGAGGACGGGAAGGTTCGCCTGCGCTCTCGCGCTCATCCGGCCACCTCCAGCCGGACGCTGACGTCCGCCCCGCCGTCGACGACGACGAGCAGGTCGTCGGTGCTGTCCCAGACGCCGGAGACGTCCGTCACCCGGTCGGGGAAGGCGAGCGGCAGCCGTCCCGACACGGCCGCGTCGGGATGGTCGAGCACGAGCGTCCGGTTCGTGACGCGCAGTCGGTACTGTTCGTCGCGGATGGTCCGCGGCAGGTCTACGCGCGTCTCGCTGTGGACTCCCGTTGCGTCCGGCGGGACGGCCACTTCGATACGCTCGGCGGCGGCGACGAGCGTTCTGTCACCGACCTCGTCGGCCGCCGCCGTCCGGTACTCCGGGACGATACCACCGTAGAGCGCGACGGTGACGAGGCTCACGAACAGGAGCACGATGCCGATTTCGAGCGTCTTCCCCACGACCGGCGAGAGGCCACGGCGGTCGGCACGGAGACCGCCGCCGACGTCCGACCGGCGGTCGCCCGCGTCAGCCACCGTTCACCTCCACGCGGAGGTCGTGGACCACGAGATACGTGGTCCTATCCTCGCCGAAGTCCGCGACGACGCTGTCGACGCCGTCACCGTCGAAATCCCGGCGACTGGTCGTCGCGTTCGCTCGCCGGAAGTACGACTCCCAGGCGGCGGGCGTCGCGGTCTCGACGGCGACGCGGTAGCTGTCGTTGCCCAGCGTCCGGCGGCTGTGGCTGACGTCCGTCCGGAGTGTGACGCTGGTCTCAGACCCGCTGACGGCGTCGGGGCCGCTCGCGTTCAGCCGGGCGACGCCGATGACAAGCACGTCGTCGCTGGCGACGACCGGCGGCTCCGTAGCGAACCGTGCACCCTCGCCGGTCCCGCGGACGACGCCCCCGGAGAGGAACGCGACACGGTGCTCGGCGTTCTCGTAGACGAGGCCACCGACGGACTCGGTGGCGACGACCCCCGAGTCGTTCAGGACTCGGACGCTGCGGTCGACGCGGCGGAGGGTGCCGTCGGTGAACGAGACGGTCCCCCTCCCCGGCCCGGTCGCCTCGACCGGCTCGAGCGTGCTCTCGAAGTCGGCGGTGACGCGGCCCGCGTCGGCCGTGGCGGCGTTGCTCTGAACGATGGTACCGACGCTGGCAGTGAGGACGCCGAGACTGAGCATCGTCAGTCCCAACAGGAGGGCGACGCCGACGACGGCGGACTGGCCTCTGCGCTCGGTCCCGCCGTCGAGAGAGGTTTCTCGGCTCATACCATCCCCGCCCCCGTGAACACGACGTAGCAGACCGTCACGAGCGCGCTCGAGTGGAGCAACGCCTCGTACTTTCCACGGCTCGCCATCCCCGCGAACCAGCCGGAGGCGAGCATCGTCGCCTGCGTGACCACGTAGAACCGGAAGCGGTCACGCGCGGGGTCGATTGCCGTCGGGTCGAACGCGAAGCCCGAACCCCCCGAGAGCGACGACAGCTGGGCGAAGCCGTCGAGCACGTAGCCGTTGACGGCGACGGTGATGCCGACGACGAGGAGGGCCGTCGTCCAGCCGACGGCGACGTAAACCAAGAGGCTCGACCGGAGTGCCTGTTTTTCGTGGTAGAGTCTGGCGATTTCGGCCTGGAGCGTCTCGAAGACCGCTTCGGTATCGCTGCCAGCGTCGAGCGCGCCGGTCACCAATCCCATCGACTGTTCGGCGAGCGGCGTCCCGACACGGTCGACGAAGCGGTCCAACGCGGCCGAGCGGAGATCCGTGTCGCCGTCGTCGCCCATTCCGTCGTCGTCCGTCCCGTCGTCCGCGTCCGCCATCGCTCCGCCGAGGCCCTCCCGCGTCGTCAGCGTCAGGTTGAACGCGAGGTCGGTGACGTCGGCGTTGAGCGCGCCGAGGTCGACGTCGCGGGCGACGAGTTCGACCGCTTCGGGGAACGGCCGCCCCAGACTGACGTGGCCGGAGACGGCGTGGACGAAGTCCTCGATCTCTCTGTCCTTCGCATCGTCCAGTCGGGCGCGGTGGACGGCGACGACACCGACCGGCAGCCCGTAGGCCACGTAGCTGAGCAGGATGACGTCGACGGGATGGTAGTCCAGCGTCCACAGGGCGGCCGCCGCGATGACGGCAGGTACCGCGAGCACGACTGCGGCACTCGCGGGGTTGGTCGTCGCCGTCCGCAGCGTCTCGACGAGACCCGCGGGCCGACGGTAGCTCGTCGACTGGTCGGCCGGTCGCAGGTCGGCGACCAGGACGCTCGCACCGACGCCGACGACGAGGACGAAGACGGCACTCCCGTAGACGATGGCCGCCCGTACGGAGAGGCTCCCGAGCGGGGTGACGATGGGAGCCGACAGGCCGGGGGCGAGCACGCTCATCACCGTCAGGACGATGACGAGCAGCGAGGGCATGACGAGGAGGACGATGAACAGTTCCGCGAGGAGTTCCAGAAACCCCTCCGCACGCTCTCTGGCCCGTGCCTGTCGGTGGCCGAGCATCCGGCTCTCCATCCGAAGATAGTTTGCGAGTTCGTCGGACCCCTGGTTGGCGTGCTCGCGGAACTTGAGCAGGAACGGCGCGAGCATATCCCGCGACGGCGTGTCGCGGGCGACCCGGCGCAGTCCCTCGCCGACGCTCCCGGTCAACGCGGCCGTGTTGAGTGCCTTCCGGACCGAGACGGCCGTCTCACCGTAGGCGTCGCTGTCGGCGACCTTCCGGAGCATCTCGCGCTG includes these proteins:
- a CDS encoding DUF7261 family protein, whose amino-acid sequence is MSSQSRGQLVLVAAAVVAIALVPMVAAYLQLGYHADVEATGEHRHPAEDAERVLERAVHNASVAATGEYDWSERDQAADEINDTLAPFVAQVEESRVESGVVYRVDRNVSAATTWAAANCPTGPNREFGACESVGGVVVQERAGETQPLAVALDVRVTTDETTTRLTFVFRSVGR
- a CDS encoding DUF7262 family protein, whose protein sequence is MRDSCDERADRGEPSANRGQLSLSAIEAGVGVVFVLAVAAGFGLGLPQPETAETQLDAYATDATTVLSGEPPRHAGATRLSEVTRSEASFDREQDALDRRVDRILPANLMYRVRTPHGSVGYARPTGVPVGESTVTTLSGEVTIWVWYA
- a CDS encoding DUF7263 family protein; amino-acid sequence: MSARAQANLPVLAVALVLLTTVTAVSVALADGALIGADRDPIDRRAASAVADRLVAADSAATERANVLNATAVERLDAGRLDELAPAARNGSVRVRLGDRTLVERGEPAAGVTVRRVVLVAEREATTRSLDLAESTTLTLPRRTSEVTVDVDSANGTTVETVRANDRVVLHDDEGVGQAGDGESTVEVSRFETTRLAFTTTPNPQGTATVTFYPTETTKAVLEVTVDA
- a CDS encoding DUF7266 family protein: MADAGDRRSDVGGGLRADRRGLSPVVGKTLEIGIVLLFVSLVTVALYGGIVPEYRTAAADEVGDRTLVAAAERIEVAVPPDATGVHSETRVDLPRTIRDEQYRLRVTNRTLVLDHPDAAVSGRLPLAFPDRVTDVSGVWDSTDDLLVVVDGGADVSVRLEVAG
- a CDS encoding DUF7289 family protein gives rise to the protein MSRETSLDGGTERRGQSAVVGVALLLGLTMLSLGVLTASVGTIVQSNAATADAGRVTADFESTLEPVEATGPGRGTVSFTDGTLRRVDRSVRVLNDSGVVATESVGGLVYENAEHRVAFLSGGVVRGTGEGARFATEPPVVASDDVLVIGVARLNASGPDAVSGSETSVTLRTDVSHSRRTLGNDSYRVAVETATPAAWESYFRRANATTSRRDFDGDGVDSVVADFGEDRTTYLVVHDLRVEVNGG
- a CDS encoding type II secretion system F family protein, whose product is MSLGNSSTTASTSDAADTADSADSTAGAGSLSVPDRALYALFARHADADGHAADRRQYRGTDLRVSFDVYLARVYGASWLAFAALLVPTFLVAVAVPASTLAAVADFLETGIPVVSQVGVPAMPRSYAAVGLALAVATAGKWAVVRLGGLHLRWLASARRTDIERTLPGAVRYLHALSSGSESQREMLRKVADSDAYGETAVSVRKALNTAALTGSVGEGLRRVARDTPSRDMLAPFLLKFREHANQGSDELANYLRMESRMLGHRQARARERAEGFLELLAELFIVLLVMPSLLVIVLTVMSVLAPGLSAPIVTPLGSLSVRAAIVYGSAVFVLVVGVGASVLVADLRPADQSTSYRRPAGLVETLRTATTNPASAAVVLAVPAVIAAAALWTLDYHPVDVILLSYVAYGLPVGVVAVHRARLDDAKDREIEDFVHAVSGHVSLGRPFPEAVELVARDVDLGALNADVTDLAFNLTLTTREGLGGAMADADDGTDDDGMGDDGDTDLRSAALDRFVDRVGTPLAEQSMGLVTGALDAGSDTEAVFETLQAEIARLYHEKQALRSSLLVYVAVGWTTALLVVGITVAVNGYVLDGFAQLSSLSGGSGFAFDPTAIDPARDRFRFYVVTQATMLASGWFAGMASRGKYEALLHSSALVTVCYVVFTGAGMV